In Chelmon rostratus isolate fCheRos1 chromosome 21, fCheRos1.pri, whole genome shotgun sequence, the genomic window ctcctcttttccatCTTTTTGCTCCCCTCCTCTCCGCTCTCTCATCTCCCTTTCACctttcacttttcctctctcacctccccCTTTCGTGATAGATGGAGTGAGAAAAACAGGGTGGAGGGGTCGGAGGAGGGCGGAAGGAGTCGAAGAAGCAAAAACAGCATCCcatgtcaaatgtcaaaaaacaaaagccctgaaaaaacagacagcggATTTCACTTTCCTGGAGGCAGATTTACTCTGTCCGGCTCGTAAAGGTGGGTGGGCCAAGAGACAGGATTGTGTTAttatctgtgcgtgtgtgtgtgaccccaCACCGAACTGTGAAGTGTGGGGAGACAAAATGGAttggaggggtgtgtgtgtgtgtgtgtgtgtaggggggtgTTGAAGTAAACAGAAGcaaagagaagggagagaagaaaaagtggagagaaaaatttatgaaaacaaaagtaTTGTAGCAGATGGGGCCAGGATTTACCTTGGAAACAGCATTACGGGGCAGAGGAACTGGGGGAGCGCTGAGGAGGGGGCGTGAGCCAAGCTGGAGTCTATCACAATCTCTGGAGACTGATGAACAACGGGGAGGGGGGGTCCCACATacacagcaacagacacactcCTCACACACTGTGGGGGGAAGAGATATAAAAGGGCTCCCAGGGAGAAAGAGCGGCCAGGCGAGCCTCAGAGTGGCCGTCCTGCTCATTTCCACTGCTGTGCGTCACTGAGTGTGTTTAGGCAaatgtgcgtgtgtatgtgtgtgtgtgtttgtgtgacaaaGTGCACATGGTCATCTGAGAGAAGCGTGCTGTTTCTACCACAAAGGAATAAAGTCCGACAGgtcgtttttttttcccccccagaAGCTAAAAGGAAGCAACGATTGACTGGATGGGGGCAGCTGGAGGGTTGCTGAAGCCTGGCTGTTCTTGAACCTGAAAACGGTGTTTGATTTGCAGGTTTTTTCGGCTGAGCTGTTTACTCCTCTCCCTCTGAGTACTTCTTGCTTCCGCCACGGGGTGTCAAGAGTTGACTCTTGAACTGCTTGCGGAGGGATTTGAACAGACGCAGGGATTTTCATTggatttttggatttttttgtcttcctttctGATCAGTCGTCGATGTGCTGAGGCAGAATGGACACCTCATTTTTATCAGACACAGACTACAATCAGACCTATGTGGACGAGCATTTTTACCTTGAGGACAATATTAATGGCTTTGGCATCACTAGGGCGATACTCTACTTGGCGGTTTGTGTCCTGGGACTTGCTGGGAACTCCCTCGTCATCGTTGCCATTTTGAAATTGGACAAAATGTCATCTTCCACGACGGTGTACATCTTCAACCTGGCACTGGCCGACGGCCTCTTCATGGTTGGTCTTCCCTTCATAGCGAGCCAGAACTTCCAGAACCATTGGATGTTTGGCAACACGGCGTGCAAAGTCGTCATGGTGCTGGACGGCATCAACCAGTTCACCAGCGTCTTCTGTCTGACGATGATGAGCATCGACCGCTACATGGCGCTGGTTGACCCGCTTCGGTTCGCCCGTTGGAGGACGCCGCGCTGCGCCAAGATGGTTTCGGCCCTCTTGTGGCTCTTTTCGCTCCTCACCATCCTCCCCATGGCGCTCCACTTCTCAGCCGATCGAGGCCTGTGCATACCAGACCTCGGCTCGGATGCCTGGTGGCTCGGCATCTTGTCTTACACCTTCGTGATGGGGTTTGCTTTGCCGTTCACGGTCATGACGGCGTCCTACGCAGCGCTGCTGCTCACCTTGAGGTCCCAGCGGCTCAGAACGACGACGCTGAACCACGAGAGCCACCGGCTGGAGCGACAGGTCACCAAAATGGTGGTTGCAGTGGTGGTAGTGTTCGGGATGTGTTGGCTGCCGTTTTACACCTTCAACTTCTGCTCCCTGTATCAGACTGGCCTGGTCCTGAACTTCGCCAGAGCTTTTGAGTTTGTGGTCCTGCTGTCATACTCATGGAGCTGCGCGAACCCCATCCTCTACGCCTGCCTCTCCGACACCTTCAGGAGACACTTCCGCACCCTCCTCTGCCCTGCTGCCAAGTcatctcccagcatgcagtgcGACACTGAACGGTATGACTTAAATGACACGGGTGTGTCGGATGTGACCATTCTGGCGTAGAGTGAGGACGAAAGACTGACTCACCATTTTACACCATTTCCTGTCATGATGCACTGCATGATACTTTTCAGCTTCTTTTATATAATTTACTCATTTGATGGTTTGTAGACATGCGATAAATtccgtttttgtttttttaatttcccaaCTTAACTCAAAATTTACTGAAGGTACATTATTTGCCTCCAAGAATTAAGCTGGACATATTTTCCTTGATTTTCTTGGTCAGATTTGCTGTCGTACTGACAgttcatttgtgttcatttgatcacacatttcacactctTTGCCCAGCTGaaagtttccctttttttccctaaggaaatgaaaaaggctTTTCTCAATTTATCAACAAGGGTTTCtttaagagaaaaagaaaagtcaaaaaggaagaaaaatgctCCTCCAACAGCATAATTCAATTAGACCTTTCATAACACTCTCTTCAGCTGACAAATCCCCTGTCTTGACAGTGTACAGACCCACCTCCTGCTTGGTCTGAGTCAAGCCTGTTGTAAAATTGATCTTCTAATAGCTCCGACCGCTGAGGCGACCTGCTCTGCTACGTCTCttgttttgctgcatttcaCCAGAACTAATGAAATGAGGCACAAGAGGGATGAAGTGTGGACAGGTGGAGTGTAAACAGAACAACACGGGTCACTCGCCTGTGGCCAAACaccagcacaaagacacacacagacagctccCCCAATCCCACAGCTGGATGATGTCCCAGTTGCTTTCAGTATACAtgtgtcagatgtgtgtgtgcttgtgcctGGGTGGCCACGTGCACGCACCTGTACGCATGCATGTTGGGAACCTCTGGTATTCTGCTTGATCCTGGGTGACTTAAGAGGATTTCCAAAAGCTACTTTTAAGGAAGTAAACAGGATAAAATGTGAACATCATTCACTTTATTTACTGAGGTTGTTCCAATGAAGTGAGTGAATATCCTACCAGCACTCGTCTTGTGTTACAGTGAGTGTCTTAGTCTCTTCCTAAATTGCTCGAAAATGGATTCTGGCACCCCAGCTTTTTTTCCGCTCTTAGCGGAAAACCTTGTATCTCTGAAATGTCGATAATtgagaaatgtaaaaagcagTCTTGGGGTTAGCttgatgaaaatgcattttgacaTTGTGCTGGAAAGGTTCTTGTGAAGTCGCACAGGGGCGTGCCATCCATCAATTTTAGCCAAACCTGAAAATCAGCTACATGAAAGTAATGATTTTCATGtaacagcagtgacagcacaTGCCTCTCAGTTTTGAGACCCCGATCTCCCTGGAATTAGCACGCATCCCAGGTGGTTGGATTTAAAGCAGTGGGAAAAGTCACATCCAGAACATGTATGAACACACCCAAGATGGATCCACAGCATTTGGCATGACACGAAGCGGGAGACACgctcacagaaacacattttagcACACGCATGcaaagaaaaagtcagcagaagACGGGCTGCTCATGCTCACGTCAGAGCACATGTTGGTCGCCCATCATCAgtgatgtaaatgtgtgtaaatgagaaaatgatgcGCGTGATGATCTTTATTTTGCCGAGAGAAACATACACCTGTTGTTAGAATGTGCACCAGAGATGAGAGGGGCTCATTTTAAAACCTGCTTTGAGTGTAATCCATTTACACCACatctaaacacacaaaaacacatattttatgAAGCCTGTTGTGTCGTGATTATTACTGAGACTGCTAAACAGACGTGGGACAGAGACCTCACTTTATTGATCATTTACTCACTCTATATATGAGCATTTCTCACATGCTACTGCTCTATTGCCTTTAAATAAATATAGTTGCTCGTGTTTGATTTGGTATTCCCGTTGTCTTTTTTCAACGCAAAGGAACGAACCACAACCATGTCAGatactctgttttctgtcatggGTGCTAGGAAAGGTTTTGAGACTTGTCAGCAGTCTTACATTCAATCTCTGACAACTTGATGTCATGGCAGaagtggaaagtaactaagtatatttattcatgtaattACTCAAAGTACGATTCTGAGGTACTTCATTTGAGTATTTCTAGTTTATGGTGCTTCATCTTTTAATTCCACTGCATTGTAGAGGGagatattgtgctttttactccactatattACATAGTTAGTGATAACTAACTAAAGatgattttacattaaaaaacatacagCGGGGAAAGTAACTTCATGAGttcatttacttaagtaatgtacttaaatacaactttatttctgtttaattatgccaatttatacttttactgcacaacatttcagagagagCTAATTTTTTACCTCTGTTGTCTGACAGCTTGTGGCtttcacattttacatgcaaaacaataTGATGAACGTCCGATAAAATGATGCGATAtagattaaactagccaacagtcTGTAAAAGAACAATGTCAACATTTTCCTTACATGTTAATGCTTTCATAATGATAATCCAATActacaagaaaagaaaagagaggggcCATCCTGCATGGCACTTACTTTCAGtatagtttgttgtttgtttaccaAAGTAAAACTTTtaatgcaagacttttacttcTAGTTGGGTACTACTAATTTTACTTATACGatacatttacaaaatacaATGTATTTTAATTGTCAAACCAGAAGTTTTCAACCTTTTCAGATGGTGGTTGTTCCTGCAAAAAATGATTTCCTCTAAGATGGGTTCATTACGATAACATTTTGAGGTTCAAAGGGGTCAAGCGCTCCAATATTTCAccaagaaaagttaaaaaattaATGCAGAACTTCTTCATTCCAAGCCAATTAATCATCTTATGAGCTGCCAGATTTACCCAAAAGGTTTACCCTGTACCTTTTGGAGCATGCTGAAATTCTCGGGAGAATTTTGAGCTTTCCAAGACACCATCCTATTCTTCTGTACGATGAACAAGCAGAGTGTCTTCTTTGACTGCCTGCTTCAATACTTTGCCCAGAGGGCATTCTGTGAACTGGAAAGAGGCGGTAAATGTCAAGCCTGCTAGCTGAGACCCACTGGAGTCTGCCGGCTTGTTTTTCAAAGAGCTAATAAACCCCTGCCACATCAGGTTTTAAAGATGCTCAAGTGCCAACAGAGAAGAATCATTTGATAGACAGTCCGAGGAGGCCAAGTTCAGCATAGCCCCaaagcacaaacactcacaaacagaTTTTATGGCACAGCTAAAACATTTATCATATTAAGACAGTTTTGCCATTACATCATAGGGCTAAATTAGTTAATTTGCAGCGATGGATGACTTATGGTGTCATCTTGAGTTTTGGGTTTCCGACATCCACCTAGAATCTAAATGTTGGCTGGTCAATAAATGTTTTGAATCATTTCCAGCATGCAGCTGGacactgctgtaaaaaaaaaaaaagtgttcaggTTTACCTGAGGGTGTCAATGAGTCCTTGGTCATGTTATCTGTCTGTGAACATCGAGGTGGGGGCAGGGTGAGGTGGCTGAGTTCAGGCTGGGGAGAGTTTGGGGCATGTGTACTGTGCTGTGTCATAAACCCGTCGGCTGCACCACAGCTGCATTTTGAACCCGAAGAGCCTTGGGATGCAGTTCTTCTGATGATCACTAGATGCTGGCTTTTTGTCTAATGTGTGTCTTCtagctctttttatttttcagttagGAACCAAACAAGACTTAACCCTTCAAAGTCCcactgaaaaaaagtgtttttttctggttcttggggcacaaaaacaacaaaaacaatgaccAGTTTTTCAACTGACCACAGTTggcacgaaaaaaaaaaaattataaattgaacaaaatacaataaaaaaactgGTACAAATACAAGCAACAGAGCTATAAACTGTGCCTTTCAGTCTTTGTAGAACTTGACTTGCTCACCTGTGTTATGGTGAGACAGCACAACAGTTTTTTGGTTGATATCTCCTCCTGTAATTCATAAATCATCACTGACttgtacagaaacacaaaaaagggTTTTTTCTCTACACTTCAACCTGTACGTAGTGACTAAAGTAAAGAGATCAACGTCCACCACCGTCATTCTGCTCAAATCTGGCTTTGTTTAATCATTAGTAGACCTGTCAGCAGTATCACCCTGGATTTATCTGATTtgttgtctcctcctctttccagtcttcatgctaagctaagctaactggtaGCTGGCTGGAGAGTTTTCTACTTAAAGACACATATGAGAGTGGTACCGATCTAACTCTACTGCTTTGGACTAAAGCAAAAGGCTGACTGATCTGAGAgctaaaaatgaaacagtggGATTTTTCGTGGCTCATTTCGTGTGACGAAACCAAATCAGCTTCGTCACATTCTAAAAACAACCAGCTGTGGTcacaaaagcaggaaataccagctacaaaacacagcagcgaTGAAGTGATTCACAAAATCTGTGGTGAATTAAGCACCATTCAATCAAATGCACTGAATGATACAAAGTTTGCAATGTACTGTTAGACCACGAAaggtcacacatacacacacacaaacacacactgtgtttgtgtgtgttgggccTAATTAAAGCACTGGCAGACAGCAGTAATTTCCATCGGTGCTCTTTGGTCTGACTGATCCAACCTTCACCCTCTTCGTGTAATTAAGACCAGATGCAAACTGCCTGAGAGGTTTCTCAGTAAAGAATATTGATGGGACCCCtgagagcgagtgtgtgtgtgtgcatttgtgcatgtgaacgtgtgtatttgtctgtggCATGATTGGAGGAACAGATCAATAAAGGTCAATTAGGCAATTTACATAGTCCACTCGCTGTCagacatttcttcatttctttctcatgTCTCTTTTTcgattttctcctcctcctcctcctcctcctcctccttcccatTCCTGTCATTCCCTCTCCTCATTTCCCAACAATGGAATTATCTTTTTAAATCTCTACTTCCTATTTCATTCTGATTGTGCAACAGGACTGACAATCGAGCAAAATGTACATGTTTATGACAAAAGCAGTTGTTAGCCGGGGCTGCAGCATGGCAGGGGGACAGACAGCGAGCACAGCCAGCCAGGAATGACTGTCACTGCGCTGTGTTCCTGGAAagcacaaaaatgtgaaatataaacTGAGTGACTGGTTTCTGTCCAGAAActgttttgcagatttttgcTTTGACATCTGTCCAGTGGAAAGGTTTCCAGCCCGAGTAAAAGTTTTGCACAACACACGGACAGCTTTCCCTCACTGTGCAGAGCTACACCTGTCTCgaatttcacattttgtaaCAGTATTAGGAAAAAATAACTTTTGTCAATCTGGTAAATAGTATTCTGAGAGATACCAAAGTCTTACCTTCTGATGCAATCATTTATGATTCACTAATGTAGATTATTCCATAATAATAGTATTatctgcagcattaatgcaaTAGAAGGTGAATCTTAATCCACGTAATGGACTCTTCTTCAACCTAACTAAGTATTTCTAGTTTCTAAATCTAACCAAACTTTTCAGAGTGaccatttcacaatgttaaccacAAGGGGCACATGGCCCCTGGGAAGCCAAAGACCGGAGGGctggacagaggcagagctgcagacctcAGGCGGCTGACTGGgggcagagctggaggactGAGCAGGTAAGGAGCCACTGTGGGGCCACTGTGGAGGACGGCTAGGTGGGGGACCAGACATGCAGAGCCACTCATGTGGACTGGAGGCCGGACAGATGGACGGAGTGGCCCAGGAGGTCAACCGCATGCCCGGACGCATGGATGGGACTGCTTGGTAGGCTGGACAGCAGGAGAATCAGTGGGCAGGGATTGAAGGGTGGAGCCACGCCACTAGGACGGGCAGGAAGCTCAGCAGGTGGGCAAGACTGTTGTTGAAGGCTGGACCCCTTTTGGGCCTGGGCAGCAAGCTGGCGGTGAAGATGGAGGTCAGGCAGGATGCCGGTAGCTAAGGCTGTGCCCCTCTGAAGGTAGATAGGAAGGCGGGAAGAAGACAGAACCCCTCTGGGCATGTGCAAATTGAGATGACATCATCCTAACTTAATGTGACCAAGCAGAGTTTTGAAAATTCTGCACCTGAGGCAT contains:
- the LOC121624703 gene encoding somatostatin receptor type 2, whose protein sequence is MDTSFLSDTDYNQTYVDEHFYLEDNINGFGITRAILYLAVCVLGLAGNSLVIVAILKLDKMSSSTTVYIFNLALADGLFMVGLPFIASQNFQNHWMFGNTACKVVMVLDGINQFTSVFCLTMMSIDRYMALVDPLRFARWRTPRCAKMVSALLWLFSLLTILPMALHFSADRGLCIPDLGSDAWWLGILSYTFVMGFALPFTVMTASYAALLLTLRSQRLRTTTLNHESHRLERQVTKMVVAVVVVFGMCWLPFYTFNFCSLYQTGLVLNFARAFEFVVLLSYSWSCANPILYACLSDTFRRHFRTLLCPAAKSSPSMQCDTERYDLNDTGVSDVTILA